ACTGAAATTCTTTACGAGGTGATTTGTATCAGCTAATTTGTCGATGTGAATATCGGGATTGTCTTTTCGCACAGCAGATATCATTGAGCTATCCTCATCACCGATAATACACCGGACTTGTAAACCAGcctcttttaaaattttactatggTTTATTAATTGAACGCCAGCGTCTGCTTCCATGGCCTTCGCACTTCCATGAAAGTTTTTTGGCAGTCGTGATCTACGTTACGCCCTGCATCGCATGTCCGGCATTTCCGATTTCTTGTCGCATAATCAATGACTTTACCTGACAAAAATCCTATCACGGTGCTATAGCCGTTCAAGCTATCGTAGCTTCGGCCATTGCCACGTTTCGTCCAACCAGTATCGAAGgaaacaataatattaataatatcgCCTACAGCAGCATCGAAAGTTTGTTGTGATTCAGGAGTAGTGTTTTGATATGAGGATTTTAGAGCGGTAAGATTCAGGTATAAGTTGGACTCAATCTCTGGTGACCTACAAAgttttatagaaattcaataaataacgcaacaccttttttttaatagagaACTTTTATATAGATTAGTTTATATAcagtgtatatgtataaatcgAAAATCATAATAAATCAATCGAATAAGcaatataaaatgtatacaaTAGGTATACTAACTAAACCTTTGTATATAAACTTTCATTTgtacaattataaaatattggAATTCATTCGATGTTAATATCattattacatttataaaaatgctgAATAACATTGAACTTATAAGAATCATACATGTTCAACAAATTCTATTATAAACACAGTGCCTCATCGGAAAAAACTAACATgtgttttataaaatacaaaatcgaTTAGTTACATTGACATATTATtcatgtttattataaatgtaatcTACTTATGACGATTATTGATTGATCCTTACAACTGATTACGTAGCTTCTCAATATTTTCTATGACTAGTTGTTTTTCTTCAATCGCAGCTTGTAAGCAGCTGGTTCGAGCTTCAGTTTCGATTGCTGTTCCTATCATTTTCTCGTACTGCTTGTATAAATAATTGGAGATGGATGGTAAATTTGCACAAGCAAGAAGTTTGTTTAAATTGGTGTTTCCAACACCTGCGTGCACAGCTCCTGtaataatacattataataaatatgtatatatcttattattggaaagaaataacaaattttCAGTTGAcgttaaattttctaaattgctGCATTATGATATTGAGTATTTACCTAACACAATAGATGCAGTCACTTCTGATTTGCCATTTTCATCCTTGCTGCTCATCTCCACTTTTGTTGTTCCTTGACATGAATCGCGTTTGATTGTTAAAATCGAATAAAGACCGATACACTTTTCTTCAATcgtatttgttaaaaataaaatagactGGCACTCTTTACATTTCAGATTCTCTCCGAGTACATCCAAATCGACTATACGCTTCCTGTTATCTTCTCTTGTCACCTTAGGCAAAACCTCTACTTCTTTCTTACTACCACCTGACATTGCTTGATATCGTCTGAATGtagttttttaaagaaatctCCCATTTTTATAACGATAATTTGTATTAGTTGGCGGAGACATGGCTTGTAGCGTGGCTTTCATAACCTCTCAACGCAACTGCCGAGCCAAACTGTAAACAAGAAgcccagagagaaagagagagagagagagagagagagagagagagagagagagagagagagagagtaagcgAGCGGCGTTGCCAGACTTCCGCGAGGCTTGGAGGGAGATGCGCAGAAGTCTGATTTCGCACTCTGCGCAACAAGCAGACAAGAATAGAGCGAATTGGTTCTCAACCACTTCTTCTCTGGGCATGGGGGGCGTGCATTGCGTGCCACTTCATTGAGCGGAGTACCACTGGGCtgagtgaactaccttaaaacaaagaaaataagacaGTGGATTAAAACCCACTTAtaagtagaagctgagatataGGCATCTGTGAACgaacacacatacgcacattgtcacacacatacatctgTCCGTACGGATATTTGCAAAACCACTACATTTCTACttaaaatgcatcaaaacacacttcctaaatgtttttacataaactctaaaaattactattacaaggcttaCTTAAGTAggaaacaaaacaaaaaaatatgcaTTATCCGAATGTAGTCTCTTATTTATCTCgacttaaataaaataaaaattattccttaaatgtttgtaaaatattttgaaatatttctaagaaaatgtattataatcttgtaattttacatttctaaaaattgttttatgaatattgtaaaataatgctGAGTAATATGACTATTATAAACAAcgaatattgtaaaataatgctGAGTAATATGACTggaaaagattataaaaatgtatcaataTATGTTGCCTcaactaaataaaaaaagtatctgcgtaatatttataaaatatttcaaaatcttgaaaagaaaatgtatcTTAATCacgtaatttaatatttattcaaaatattttacaagccttttaaaatatgtctaaaaaataaaattttaaaatgtttttaacattttttataatattttattactatatttttttgtgaACCAAATTAAAATGTctcttataaatatttataaaatatttttaaatgtttttagaTGAATTTATAACGATGTATGTgcatatttgaataaaatatgaatgcaACATTATAAAACCTTTGTAAGAAAATGTATCCAACTCTTgcagttaaatatttattcaaaatattttactcaactttttaaatatttttaaaaaacactattttaaaatcttttcaacattttttataatatttcattttgatattttttgtgaacgaaattaaaatatttttaagcaatatttacaaaatatttaaaaatatgttttggaaatatttcatagcgatttatacaaatattttgcgaaattatgaaatattttttacaaaatatgctcgtatcaaacaaaaatatattaaaaaaaatattttataattgtgtgggtcatatattttatagaaacgtttattttacagttttcaatggtttaaaaaatgcatctaaaatattttaaaatatacaaatattttgaaatattatgttttattaggggtattccctactgaaaaagcTTAAGTGATTATTACCTGGTAATCctctgataatcagctgataatcatgccaaaccGTCAGCTGATTCtttctaattattattcatatattattATCTTATACAGCGTTATACTAGAAGAATTCATCACACTACTACCTAAGCTATTCACACAATTAGTGAGAATTCGAAGTTTTATTCTTCTTATATCCTACAATGGATAGAATAAGTTAATCTCGCTAaacaaacttttttcaaaagtaaaaaccttggcaagaaaaagtagtgaaatctataaatataaaaatgtcaagtaaaggtttattttttgttatacacGCTAAGATAAAGCTAAAGTTAAAATCAgcttttccaaaaaatatccaaattcgtatagcaaaaaatagtatattgtgcatcTAGGGGGGAAAATcggctttttctagcgagggtgATGTAGGCGCCCTCGACttccactcgtgctcaaaacatcactcgagtctgaaaaagccactttcccttgttgcacaccgtactttttatgataagtgcacgaataggccacttatcatgcatatgaaaagaatgggaaattcgaggactttttaaagtaaaccaatagtatattaaaattttgaaaaattcgaaaattttgaaaattttgaaaattttgaaaattttgaaaatttcgaaaattttgagaatacttatatagacacacacatccatcggaTAGGCTGCAGAGTGAGGAAAAAGCTACTCTCTTGGGCGGAAAAGGCTTTTAGatgcatggaaagtggcctttttcgtgcacgtatcatggaaaaaacatttacttgacatttatagatttcactactttttcttgccaaggtttttacttttaaaaaaagctttttttagGGAGGTTTCACATCTTTTACAGAGCAGTTTCTTCTTGAATTTTTTGTCTATTTGATGGACAATATAAGCTACTATTGCTTTAGACATTGATATGTATTGCGcatatgcgtatatatatcacatacgcatacgcgcaatagtaatgatttaaatgcaatcgagATTTTTGTTGGAGGCTAGAAAATCcaattttaaagtatatagGGTCGCTTTGTCCTGAACTTCAACCTTTCTTGCCAGTGCGGCGCTATCGCGCACCTTGatctttttatcttttacaCTATAGGTTGAgattcaataaaatttaaaatataaaaaaatagatcTATAACTATGAATTAAATGTTTAAgagggcacaccacctttggaattaaaatcaaaattttttattaaaaatttatatatacttatataaataaacaaaattttgtttgctatccttagacataattacctttattttgatggttttagactttctatatacctgtataatacctacgtatagtagagaatccataattcactgaccgtaaTATTTCAAGGGAACGAATGGCctaaatgagctcaaactccaggatattgtttaaaagtacattagttatgaaatgaatgaggggatttgatttaaatttcatcgaaaaaaagttacatgataattatgttaaaattaatcaaaaattgatttaaaaaatcagtcatatgcttataaaactttttctatgaaatttaaatcaaATCCCCTTaatcataccataactaatgtacttttaaacaatatccaggagtttgagctcatttgggccattcgttcctttggaatcttacggtcagtgaatGATAGACtacctactatacgtaggtattatacaggtatatagaaggtctaaaaccatcaaaataaaggtaattatgtctaaggatagcaaaaaaaaattgtttatttatataagtatatatacatttttaataaaaaattttgattttaattccaaaggtggtgtgccccctcatgaattaaaaaaattagaaatattattttcgaataataaacaaatttttaatatctaCTCTATTGAAAAATCTTAGATGAGACTCAGATGTGATTTGGCGTGATTTTCAGATGAGAGACAAGTGAGTCTCATTAGATTCTCACTCGATTCTCATATTCTCATCTGATTCTTATCTAATTCTTATTTGATTCTCATATTACCGAAGTCAAATGTTATTTTGTCAAATCTTAATTTAGATTTGTAAGGAATTTGTGAGGATCTGTAAGGTTAGTAAAATACAAATctcaattataatttaataaaataacatttaGCTATCACCAGCTGAGAATCGGGTGATAATTGGATAAGAATCAGATGAGAATCAGATAAGATTGTGAGAATCAAATGAGAATCATATAAGACTCACTTGATTCTCATCTGGAAATCACTCTAAAATCTCTTTTGATTCTTATCTGATTCTTAtccgagatttttcaatagggTGTACTTGAACTTGAATCATTATTTATTCTAGATTTTGTCATCAAACACTTTTATTTTAAGAGAATTATCATATCATTCAAGTCTAAGTAtatgaatttgaaaataaatttaaataaaaaatgtgtcctctacttaaaaatatttctaattatttaaatatttaaacatataatttataaatataaatattttctctaGGAATTTGCATGAATACAGATTAAGTCTATCCGTTGAaagttataatttaaataaaactttgagTTTTCTATAATAGTGCAAATAACTTAGATACTATAGTCACGCAGTGGTTTGTCACGCTGACAATCTGAATTCGATCCTTCAGcaggtaaatatttttttccttttctttcttttttacctatttaatttgtttaaattgtaaattaattatagTTATACTAAATTGTTGGTTATAATGTAACGTTTTATaagataataatatataaatgataatcaggtgaaagtcagctgacgttttggcataaTTAACATTTGATTATCAGGTAATAATCAGGTGAGCtctttaaaagtaaaattgttctgATTGAATTATACGTGTGCGCGTATAagtatgtgtgtatgcgcgtataagtatgtgtgtatgcgcgcgagcgcccgcgtgtatctgtgtgtgtacatattGCTAAAACTATTCAGCAAGTTTAACGATTCAATTAGATCTGATTCTGAAAAGCAGTTATACACATAGTTATATAAGAGTAGTATTTAGTGATAATAAATTGGGTAATTGATTAACGCAATTCAACAACCTAATGTGATagcatatattttgttaaacatTAAAACTAAgcataaaattacaaaaaattgaaagggtcgccttattgaaaaatctcacgtgagatctccCGCTAAAATTTCATGTAACCAATGTTTTGTTCCTTACGCGTTTTAAACTGTTATTACGTAGtatatcttgagagttgttcgcAGAGAGCGTAAGATGAGCGTATTTTCTTTCAAACCGGACCTCACATTTATTAACATGGTAGCAAAGTGATAGTTGAAAAATGAGTGAAATTATGTACCCACGTGCTGCTGGttgtgaaataaaaaaagaagatatTGAGCAACAGAAAATAAACACAGTGAAGTTAAAGAAGCTATTGAAAatacagattaaaaaaatctggatattgaaaaaattgatttttgaaattacGAGTGAAAATACAagaagtataaaaatgtcgaTAAATGAAGAATTAAGATGTCATAGTTTTGACGGCAAAGATTATagcatttgaaaaataagaatcCTGCTGTATCTGAAATGGAAGAAGTGCGACGAACCAGCAACACGAGAAAAGCTGCAAACAGATGAACAGAATACATGGGACGAAAAGAATTCAAGGCAATGAACTACATATATTGTAGCATCACAAACGAACAGTTAGAATTCGTTGGAGACGAGGATAcagctttaaaaataatgaaaaaattcaaccAGATATATTTGAAAGAGTTGACTGCATTACAGATTTGTGTAAGAAATAAATTGGatataatgaaattaaaagattaCGAAGAATCAAGCACATTTTTTCAGAGtttgtgaaaataataaatgaattgAAAAGTGCTGGTGCCAAagtaaataaaagagaaaaactcGATTATTTGTTGAAGACGCTATCAGATTCACTAAGTTATGTTGGAGACGTAAATGATTCAATGCAAGAAAGTAATCGCtcatgtaaattttttaagaattaaATCAAAATGTGGGAAATAATAAACCCGAACGATAACGGTAATAAATAGCCGAATGTATTTAAagtaaaaagaagagaaaaaagtgttTTGGCTGCGGAAAGAAAGAACATCTAAGGAGAGCGTGTACAAATCCGTGGAACGAAGAAGCCAATGGAGAAATGTACTGGACAGGAGGTGCAcaccagcagcaacagcagtacAGAGGCCACGGGGGACGAGGTTATGGCGGTCAACGAGGACAAGGCAGAGGCTGGCAACAACCACGTGCCGACAAAACGAGCCAACACGATGCGAGATACATATAAAAAGGTTACGAAGAAGAAGGTACAAGAAATGTCTTAAAACAGGTAAAACATGATTACGACAAAGTAAGTGAAACCGTAGTGTATAATTGCGATAAAGGTAAAATTAAATGGATAATAGACAGTGGATGTTCAGaccacattgtaaataatgagacatattttttcggaaagcattattttgaaaaaaccaATAAATGTTAAAGTTGGAGATGGTAGAGACTTGAAATGCACTAAAGTTGGAAAAACTGTTACttattttttagtaaataataagaaaattaaaataacaataatgtaTTCTATGTAAAAGAGATAGATAAAAATCTGATTAGTTATGCGAAAGTAAcaaataagaataaaattatttctattGCTAATACGTCAAAgatatataacaaaaataataatttgattgaaattgcatataaaaaaatagtacattacgatactagtgACATAAATCGTACTTTACGGCGCGACGTATATatacccgagcgcagcgagtgcGCTTAACACCGCGCCATGAAGAACGACTTATGACACGTGTatcgtacaatattttataccaTCTGCCTGACATATAAGTCAGCGGGCACGCCTATTCGTGTCATTAGCAGTCCATTTTTTCACCGTGCAGTAGCgtccgagcgtagcgagggtgATAAGCACGGTAAAATAATGGACTACTTGTGCCACACGTGACATAAGTGCGGACTTATgccacgcagtgctataaacGGTTTATATAAAATGAATAGTTTTGTTGGAAGATTAGAAAGTTTGTAAATAATGTTGAGAGAATGacacgaaaaataaaataccgaTCATAGAATTTTGGgacatgtaaattttaattatttaaatacgaTGTGTAAAGAAAAATTAGTTGAAGGAATGCcaaacaattttgaaaatgtaaatttaaaatgtgaAACAtagatacaaaataaaaaacgtaattttCCATTCCAAAATAAGCGTATAGGTGcatcaaaatattatttgactTTTATAGATGATTTTAGTAAATGCGCTAAATATATATGTTCAAATCAACAGATGAAGtgtacaattattttttggattatataaataaagtagaaaatttaacttgcaagataaaattaaaagattgAGGTATGATAATGGTAGAGAATatcctctattatattaaaatgtatcTGGTAGTCTCTGGCTATAAGTTCACTTTATTCCCAAAACTACGCCTCCTTAGGGGCCGAGGTAAACCAGACGTTGACCAGAGGTAGACCGGAAGTCAACCGGAAGTCGACCGGAAGTCGACCGGAAGTCAATCAGAAGTAAtcggaaaaaatacaaaatgaccCGGAAGTGACCGAAAATAACCGACAATAAACCAGaaatataccaaaaataaACAGGAAGTAGTCAGAATAATGTATATTTGCTGAAGTGCTCCTAAAGGGTAAATCGgaaattaatcaataaataattgataaaaattttgaaaagtttaaaaagtattatttataaactgtaaataatgTTGAAGCCTTTCagaaacataaatatatacatatatacatattttagtgatgaaatatcaaaatatttaaaatgatGTACAATTATAATTGTATCCAAtactaaaaatcacatcaatacaaatcattttcaaaaatctacatttaaataaatatttaatgcaGTATACAGTTGAACACAATTGacagttaaattttaataatgagtATGGGctatatgaaaaaacaaatcaattatCTATTGATCTAATATCTGTGTCTTTTATAATATCTTATCTATTGATCTATTATCGATAAGGTATTATACAATACTATActgttttaatcaaattttcaaatgctATAGAAAAACGCcacaatcataataattagtctgatactgtactagttcaaaagatatgcgtaaattatctttatttcgAAACAgcatatcaataaaaattgtatgatCATCATcaagacattttttgttaacaCTATCAAAAATTCATATTACATAGTCTTTGTACCACAAACAAATCCACTGTCTGTTTATACTTGAACCAGataaaagtatttaaatatattctttatgtCTATCACTAGGTTGAATATTAGACAATCTTTGAAAATTAACTGCaaattgtatataaaaaatcgagtaaaattttaaaatgttgaaTTCAAGAATATGGTTATCATTAAATTGACTTttagaattagaataatttccaattccttttaaaataagtacatcTATAGTATCATGAATGTATCACAAATTGTCGTACAatagcaaataatttatttctaatttttattttcatcaagTGTTTCAGCACTTATTAATTGGTGTAAGTGATTTGCAGCATAACTCTTTTTacctcttttttaaacaaatgtcaCATTGACAGTGACGAATTGACGTAGAAAaccataaaatttaaatacaaagcAAAATCACATCagtgataaataactatatgcatatgataatataaaaatttcaggttgcttactagataataatgagacataatatttttctatttgtttactaaaattctagcgtctttattttcatgataatcagtgattgaataatcaatttaacttggcggcaaaattttttgaaaattaaaattcgaaaaaattaaagcttgaaaggcaaaaattaaaaaactgaaattgaacaatttctaaaacgaaaatgttcaattgaaatattaggaaatataCAATAATGAGAGTTTcgagtatttttgtttcaaatttagaatttaaaatttatcttttgactttcatagttttttaatatttcagtttcaaaattttaccttccattataaatcaatgcataattttcgtgtttcaaatcttttttatttaaaatttttactctcCCTAATAAGAAAGATAGAAGgctaattaataaaacaaatgaAAATGTCTATGGCCGAGAAATTGAACTGCAAAGGTCAAAACGCGAACAAAAACAACCAGATAGATATGGTCAATCCGATTCgtattatatttatgtaaatatcGGAAGCGCAGATAGTCCGACAACTCACAAAGAAGCTTTACGCGGGAACAATTCTGATTTATGAAAAGAGGCTAtgaataaattgtttaaataaaaataaaacttggcaATTAGTAGAAAATCCGAAAgataagaaaattttagatttaaaatgggtatttacaaataaatccGATAATCATAAGAAAGCGAGATTAGTTGTACAAGGCTTTCAACAAAGTGAAGTATTGAAAGATTTATATTCTCCAGTCGCTAAAGTTCAAACATTgaagttattattatcatattgTTGTGAAAATAGTTTAATGATTATACAGATGGATGTCTAAACTGCATTCctaaatggaaaaataaaatcataagtATTTGTAAAACAACCTGTAGGTTACAATGATAAGACCAAACAGTGTATAAACTAGTGAAAGCGTTGTTTGGACTGCGAGAAAGCCCGACTGCTTGGCACAAATGTTTCGACGactatatacaaaaattaggATTTAAGAGAAGTAAGTGATTATTGCTTGTACACAAAATGTGGGAATAACGAAACAATTTATTCAATTCTAAACGTTGgtgatttattaatttgtgGAAAAACAATGCGAAAAATTAGTAAGATGAAGAACAAACTGtcatacaaattttcaatgaAAGACTTATGCGAAGTAGAGAACTTACttagaaataaatattaattatgattataaaaattgtaaggTGACATATGTATTAGTACATTTTACAACTAGGGGCGAAAATGTGCTTTcccaagcgaggatgatgtttgagcacgagtggtagTCGAGGACGCCGTAGGCGCCCGAGACGGACACGAGTGCTCACACATCATCCGAgtcattgtttttattatttattttatttatttaatccaTAATATATATGCCTTTACAGGCATTCTCTAGAGGCAAACAAGTTTCCAGTACATAGGAATGGACAAAAGAAGATTTAAAACTAATGCCGCAGTGGCTTGCCGTCTTGCATTGCTTCGCGATGCAAGGCACGTAAAAACGCTTCGCGTTTTGCGTTAAAAGTACGGCCGCTAACGCTTGCGCTTCGCGATCGCCATGTCCACACTGAGAGACTTTCGGTGTAGCTGTTACTCCTTAAAGTCTTGTAGTGCCTCAAAACGTGGTAGCGCTACTTTTGCAATCGGAGTAACAGCTACTCCGATCAGCGCAGCCCGTGCGCCGAGTCGGTATTCCAGCAGCGCCACCCCGTCGGTATAACAGCTGTCTGTAGAATCGGAACGACCGTTACTCTCTACTCCGCGCCAATTTGCCTGATGCCGCTGGTTTTCCGAGCACGTTCACAATTGGATTTCATactgtgtttttttattgttgttgcgCTGTTTAATGTATATTACTACATAGAAAAATGGAGgactttttcgaaaaagctgGAGAACTTCATAGCGACTAACGCGCGCTAAAGCGTGAGACGTAGCGCCCCGAATTCGCTCCGACAATCGGAGTAGCCACTACTCCGATCCGTCGGAGTAGAGAGAGCGCGTGCAATATGAGTAGGATTAGTTCATTTTCGGGACACGGGCTACGCCAAACGTACGGCGCTTCCGTCGCCGCTGTTACGGTAAATCAGCTGCACCGAAAGTCTCTCAGCGCACTGACGCTCATGCTGCGCTCTCACTGTCTAATATTTGTATTGGTTATCTCCTTTAAAAACCGTTTTTGAGGATTTGTCCTTCGTTAAAGCAttccaaaaaatatttgtcacAGTCTAAAGTTGTGTTTTAAGAATAgatacaacttttacatttaacattttcatgaaAAACGTAGATCCGCAAAGTTTTATggtaaataattgatttttttggtATAGAAAAACGATTTTGGGTTGTTAACttgagttataagcatttttatGATTTCATGTTAacagaaaaaagttgtattttttaaatatccaagACCTattttgttaactttttttgtaaaatgcttAGGATTCGTTAAAAAACCGTTTTTGGCGATTTTTGGAgatgaccgcattctgcgtatgtATGCAAGATAAAGCTGAAAATAAAACCACAAGGTGGTAAAGGGAGtttgcacacaaatttttagcccgacCGACTAAAGTCtctcagagataatcgtgtaacaccaaaatttttattcaaaaatacatgcaaatattgaacaaatataaaggatcgggataaaaagaaattttgttttttagtttgtgCAAGAGGAGACTCCTAAAATTTTAGCTCGATCGTTCAAAAATTGAGTGAAATATAGCATCTTACATATTTTTTgctgacaaaactataaggcacttgcGTACCGCAGTCGTgcctaaaaattaataattgtcACGCATGACTGTATAAATCGCAAGATCAGATaggatattatatatatagccTTTCCAATTATTCATAACGACAGTACTGCACGTTTTGCTTTCTTTTA
This DNA window, taken from Nasonia vitripennis strain AsymCx chromosome 2 unlocalized genomic scaffold, Nvit_psr_1.1 chr2_random0005, whole genome shotgun sequence, encodes the following:
- the LOC100678524 gene encoding uncharacterized protein LOC100678524, which produces MSGGSKKEVEVLPKVTREDNRKRIVDLDVLGENLKCKECQSILFLTNTIEEKCIGLYSILTIKRDSCQGTTKVEMSSKDENGKSEVTASIVLGAVHAGVGNTNLNKLLACANLPSISNYLYKQYEKMIGTAIETEARTSCLQAAIEEKQLVIENIEKLRNQL